A window from Gossypium raimondii isolate GPD5lz chromosome 7, ASM2569854v1, whole genome shotgun sequence encodes these proteins:
- the LOC128042562 gene encoding uncharacterized protein LOC128042562 encodes MRLDSFTCDACGTHGENVSYICSTCNILIHMDCISWPCFIRINLHRLPISSNFSSPFTVTILENGTAKSVRRSVTEFKNLDEFKELDESENLIIRFLRETKVGDNVVVAKIIHSSHDLHSLTFNDDINSNKHCNGCMLPIFSSFYYSSCCDFFLHKACVKLPKKTRAKVQHSSLDCMQQTPMLLHKVSNLVALRDLVRISAN; translated from the exons ATGAGATTGGATTCATTCACTTGTGATGCATGTGGCACCCATGGTGAAAATGTTTCTTATATTTGTTCTACATGCAACATTCTAATTCATATGGACTGTATTTCATGGCCTTGCTTTATTAGAATTAATCTACACCGCCTTCCCATTTCCAGTAACTTTTCCTCACCATTCACTGTGACGATTCTAGAAAATGGGACTGCAAAATCTGTTAGAAGAAG TGTAACTGAGTTTAAGAATTTAGATGAATTTAAGGAACTCGATGAATCTGAGAATTTAATCATTCGTTTTCTTCGAGAAACCAAAGTTGGGGACAATGTTGTAGTTGCAAAGATAATACATTCTAGTCATGATCTGCACAGCTTGACATTCAACGATGATATCAATAGTAATAAGCATTGTAATGGGTGTATGCTGCctatattttcttcattttactaTTCTTCATGTTGTGATTTCTTTCTCCACAAAGCTTGTGTTAAACTGCCAAAGAAGACTCGG GCCAAagttcaacactcctccttggactgtaTGCAACAAACACCAATGCTTCTCCATAAAGTATCAAACCTTGTAGCACTGAGAGACTTAGTTAGAATATCAGCAAACTAA
- the LOC105789736 gene encoding uncharacterized protein LOC105789736 codes for MELQQHLGHPHPLVFHPEMNHQSEETICCFGCKRKGKGPNFSCSECGFFLHKGCAEVPIEIQHHPFHRDHPLILRQLSSIEEQGGDYCKVCHCYIGEQFSYCCSSCKIAFHLKCSLLQRDTSGNFIEILHRTHQHPLLLMDNQNFLLKYRECFGCSTELVNDSYGCFDCNIFFHKKCVELPIKISHPYHRKHQLILESDFCFCNLCQVSHSGLFYRCSICNLDFHSECLPPSVIKDKKHHEHPFTLLLRPNSFTCDACDTQGDNVSYICSTCNIQVHKDCISLPRFIRLTLHRHPLSRNFFLSIHFHDSRTWDCRICYKKINMEHGSYCCSRPNCEFVIHVKCAISWENKFWYDITELENPDEFKELDESGNLIFRVLRETKVGDNVVAAEIIHSSHDQHSLTFNDEINDNKHCNGCMMPISSSFYYCSCCDFFLHKACAELPRRTLLWFPQSSFRLLTDGIFKCWLCDYDCSGFSYKTANGLVVCLRCATTPHNFTYQAKEPHYLFYDAENVSNCSACGRRRDRKGSYICKDCNFVLNSGCVTLPKTARHNFDEHPLKLVYEDNNDYPLHHWCDICEKKRDSKFWFYHCKVCDNAMHPKCVLGEYPFIKLGSKYKYKGHPHPLSFIQKIDYHPLCEKCREPCQDLSLECEEHGCNFVGHWKCLRVFSEVYSYHH; via the coding sequence ATGGAGCTTCAACAACATTTAGGCCATCCACATCCACTCGTGTTCCACCCAGAGATGAACCATCAAAGTGAGGAGACAATCTGTTGCTTTGGATGCAAGCGAAAGGGGAAGGGTCCAAACTTTAGCTGTTCAGAGTGTGGGTTTTTCCTGCACAAGGGATGTGCTGAAGTTCCTATAGAGATTCAACACCACCCCTTTCATCGAGACCACCCTCTCATTCTTCGTCAACTATCATCCATTGAAGAACAAGGAGGAGATTATTGCAAGGTTTGCCATTGCTACATTGGTGAGCAATTTAGTTATTGTTGTTCTTCTTGTAAAATTGCCTTTCACCTCAAATGTAGTTTGCTTCAACGTGACACTTCCGGGAACTTCATAGAGATCCTCCACCGTACCCATCAACATCCATTGCTTCTCATggataatcaaaattttctactCAAATATCGTGAATGCTTTGGTTGTTCAACCGAATTGGTGAATGATTCATATGGTTGTTTcgattgtaatatttttttccacAAAAAATGTGTTGAACTACCCATTAAAATTAGTCACCCTTACCACCGCAAACACCAGCTTATTCTTGAGTCAGACTTTTGCTTTTGCAACCTTTGCCAAGTCAGCCACTCAGGATTGTTTTATCGTTGTTCGATTTGCAATCTTGACTTTCATAGTGAATGTTTGCCACCATCCgttattaaagataaaaaacaTCATGAACACCCATTCACGTTGTTGTTGAGACCAAATTCATTCACTTGTGATGCATGTGACACCCAGGGTGATAATGTTTCCTATATTTGTTCTACATGCAACATTCAAGTTCATAAGGATTGCATTTCATTGCCTCGCTTCATTAGGCTTACCCTGCACCGTCATCCCCTTTCTCGCAACTTTTTCCTTTCCATTCATTTCCATGATTCTAGAACTTGGGACTGCAGAATCTGTTATAAGAAGATAAATATGGAGCATGGGAGTTATTGTTGTTCTCGACCAAATTGCGAATTTGTTATCCACGTCAAGTGCGCCATTAGTTGGGAGAACAAGTTTTGGTATGATATAACTGAACTTGAGAATCCAGATGAATTCAAGGAACTCGATGAATCTGGGAATTTAATCTTTCGTGTTCTTCGAGAAACCAAAGTTGGGGACAATGTTGTAGCTGCAGAGATAATACATTCTAGTCATGATCAGCACAGCTTGACATTCAACGACGAGATCAACGATAATAAGCATTGTAATGGGTGTATGATGCCTATCTCCTCTTCATTTTACTATTGTTCATGTTGTGATTTCTTTCTCCATAAAGCATGCGCTGAATTACCGAGGAGGACTCTGTTATGGTTCCCGCAAAGTTCCTTCAGACTTCTCAcagatggaatttttaaatgCTGGTTGTGTGACTATGATTGTAGTGGTTTCTCCTACAAAACCGCTAACGGCCTTGTCGTCTGCCTTCGATGTGCAACAACTCCTCACAATTTTACGTATCAAGCAAAGGAACCACATTACCTCTTTTATGATGCGGAAAATGTGAGCAATTGCAGTGCTTGTGGTAGACGTAGAGACCGAAAAGGTTCCTACATATGCAAGGACTGCAACTTTGTTTTGAATTCAGGGTGTGTTACACTGCCAAAAACAGCTCGGCACAACTTTGACGAACATCCTTTGAAGCTTGTTTATGAAGATAACAATGATTATCCACTCCATCATTGGTGTGACATATgcgaaaaaaaaagagactcGAAGTTTTGGTTTTATCATTGTAAAGTTTGTGACAATGCTATGCATCCCAAATGCGTTCTCGGAGAATATCCATTTATCAAATTAGgtagtaaatataaatataagggTCATCCGCATCCTCTCAGTTTCATCCAAAAAATTGACTACCACCCTTTATGTGAGAAGTGTAGAGAGCCTTGTCAAGATCTAAGTCTCGAGTGTGAAGAGCATGGTTGCAACTTTGTTGGTCATTGGAAATGCTTACGTGTGTTTAGTGAGGTGTATAGTTACCATCATTAG